The following coding sequences are from one Comamonas koreensis window:
- the yidD gene encoding membrane protein insertion efficiency factor YidD produces the protein MMQRLLMGLVRGYRLLLSPWLGSACRFEPTCSAYSLQALEQHGAAMGSYLTVRRLVRCHPWCEGGHDPVPAHPRWFSRLVTPADSSSSPSEKSS, from the coding sequence ATGATGCAACGCTTGCTCATGGGTTTGGTGCGCGGCTACAGGCTGCTGCTGAGCCCTTGGCTAGGTTCTGCCTGCCGGTTCGAGCCCACGTGCTCTGCCTATTCATTGCAGGCGCTGGAACAGCACGGTGCTGCCATGGGCAGCTATTTGACGGTGCGCCGCCTGGTGCGCTGCCATCCCTGGTGCGAGGGCGGCCACGATCCGGTCCCCGCGCATCCGCGCTGGTTCAGTCGTCTGGTGACTCCCGCCGATTCATCCTCTTCCCCCTCTGAGAAGTCTTCATGA